The genomic DNA CGGGTGGACGCAGGTCCTCCTCCCGCATCCCCAGCTCCTCGCGCATCATGAACTTCACCCAGCGGTCCTTGTCGTCTGTGATTACATGGACGGCCCTGTCCAGGTCCTCTCCCGCAAAGCCCTTCTGCTCGAAGATGTGACTGACCTCCCGGCGCTCCTGCTCCGGAATCTCGTCGACCTCCCTGTACTCTTGCGCAAGCTCGCGGGCGTACAGTTCGTTATAGGACTTGGTGGAGAGGTAACCGCCCAGGCCCATGGCGATCCCTCCCGCCACCATTTCGGCGCTGCCCGCCAGGACCACGACACCCGTGCTCGCGACCACTCCGCTCAGGCCGGCGGCCAGAGCAAAAGGAGTCGTCAGGCCGTCCGCGCTCCCCAGAATCGCTTCGCCGATGCTGCGGCCACCCTTGATGTGCAATTCCTCGTGGCGGTGCGGGAAACGGAACATGCTGCACCTCTCAAAGGGAGTATTGACGGCTATGCCGTACAGGACCTGTCGAGACCATCATACCAGCCCCGCTGAGCGCGCGAGCAAAAAGCGCGACACTGGTCTATGATAAGGTCATGGCCCCAGCCCACGACCTGCGAGGTGACACGTGCCCCAAGCCCGCAGCGCTCCTCAGCCAGGTCTAGACGCCTTCTTCCGCCCCCGGACCATCGCCGTCATCGGCGCGTCCCGCAATCCGTGGAAGCTCGGCTACGCCATCCTGGACAACCTGCAGCGCTCCCGGTTTCCCGGCGCCATCTATCCCGTCAATCCCCTCGCCCGCGAGGTCCTCGGACTGAAGGCCTACGCCTCCGTCCTGGACGCACCCCGCCGCATAGACCTGGCGGTGCTCGTGGTGTCGGCGCCGCAGGTGGCGCCCATGCTGGAGGAGTGCGGACAGAAGGGAGCGAAGGGGGCGCTCATCATCACGGCGGGCTTCCGCGAAACGGGCGCCGACGGCCTCCGCGGCGAGCAGGAGCTGGTGGACATCGCACGGCGCTATCGGATGCGGCTCGTCGGACCCAACTCTCTGGGCGTCCTCGACACCTTCCACAACCTGAACGCATCCTTCGGCGAGGGCCTGCCGCGTGCGTATGAAATCGCGGTGCTCAGCCACTCCGGGGCGATGGCGTCCGCCCTGCTGGACTGGGCCGCCCTGGCGGACGTCGGTTTCTCTAAGTTCGTCTCCCTGGGCAACTCCGCCGACGTCAACGAGACGGACATGCTGGAACACTGGGCGAGGGACCGCGAAGCGAGGGTGATCGTAGGCTATCTGGAAGGCATCCACGACGGACGGCGCTTCCTGGACGCCGCGCGGAAGGTGACGTCCCGCAAGCCCCTGATTCTCATGAAGGTAGGCGGCACGGATGCGGGCGCCCGCGCCATGGCCTCCCATACCGGCGCACTCGCCACATCCGAGGCCGTGGTGGACGCCGCGTTCCGGCAGACGGGCATTGTGCGGGCGCACACCATGCAGGAGCTTTTTGACTTCATCCCCTGCTTCTCGTACTGTCCGCTTCCCGCGGGGCCGCGCGTCGCCGTGGTGACCAACGCCGGAGGCCCCGGCGTAATGGCCGCCGACGCCCTGGAGCGCCAGGGGTTGAAGCTTGCCGAGATGGGCGCCGGCACGCGACGGAAGCTACAGGAAAGCTTGCCGAACGCCGCCGCGCTGCGGAACCCCATTGACCTGCGCGGCGACGCCCCCGCCGACAGCTACCTGGCGGCGCTGGAAGCGGTGCTGCCGGAGCCGGGCGTGGACGCTGTCCTGGCGCTGTTCACGCCCCAGGCCGTGAGCGAGCCTGAGCGCACCGCGCGCGTCCTCATCAGCATCTGCAAGGCAGCGAAGAAGCCCATCCTGGCGGTGTACATGGGCGGAGTGGCCATTGGCAGGGCCGTGGATATGCTGGAAAAGGCGCGGGTCCCGGTCTACTCGTATCCCGAGCGCGCCGTACATGCGCTTCACGCTCTTGTGGCCTACGCCCGCTACCGGGCGGGTCCCTAGCCTCGGCGCTTGCGCTTGCACGGAGGGCCGCTCTCAGCCGCAATGCCACGCAGGATGACGCCATGCCGATCCTGAGCGCCGCCTGACCTTGGGTGCTAACGTTTTGGCGACAACATCGTTAAAATAGGGGTTAGCATGATTGAGCATTTCTCAGGGAGGTCTCAATGAGAACAACGTTAGCTTCCGCATTCCTTGCGGCGACCCTTCTGTTGGCGGCGTGTGCTCCCGGCGCCATTACGACACCAGCCGTCGTAGCGACCACCAACACATCTCCTTCGGCGCCAGCCGCCAGCGCCGCCCCAGCTTCGGCCCCGGGCGTGGCGGCCGCTTTCCAGGAAACACTGGAGCGCATCTACAGCCAGGTCAATATCTCCGTTGTTAACATCAGAGTAGTCCAGAACCAGACCACGACAGCCCAGGGCTTCCCCGACACGCCGGGCTTCCCCTTCCAGGGGCCGCCTGATACCCAGGGACCCCAGCGGGGGGCAGGCTCCGGGTTCGTATGGGACAAGCAAGGACACATCGTCACCAATAACCACGTCGTGGCGGGCGCGGACCGCATCACGGTCACGTTACACGACGGTACTACCCTGTCCGCAAAGATGGTGGGGACGGACCCAGACAGCGACCTCGCCGTCGTCAAGGTGGATATTGCGGCTGATCGCCTTCAGCCGGTCACCATGGGCGACTCCACGCGGGCGAAGGTCGGCCAGCTCTCTATCGCTATTGGAAACCCCTTTGGCCTGCAGAACACCATGACCACAGGCATCGTCAGCGCCATAGGTAGACTCCTGCCCGTGGACTCGTCCAACACGACCGGCCCCTCTTACACCATCCCGGACGTCATCCAGACGGACGCCGCCATCAACCCCGGCAACTCCGGAGGCGTGCTGGTTGACGACCAGGGGAAGGTGCTCGGCGTGACGTCCGCCATTATCTCCCCCGTGCGGGCGTCGGCCGGCATCGGTTTCGCCATCCCCTCCGCAATCGTGCAAAAGGTGGTGCCGTCGCTCATCACGACGGGCCACTACGTGCATCCCTATCTCGGCATCAGCGGCATCACCTTGAACCCCGACTTTGCCAAGGCCATGAACCTGAGCGAGGACCAGCGCGGCGCGCTGGTCGCGGAGGTGGCGACGGGCGGCCCGGCGGAGAAGGCCGGCCTGCACGGGAGCGCCCAGCAGGTGACCATTGACGGCCAGCAGATGCGCGTCGGCGGCGACGTGATTGTGGCGGTAGGCGGCAAGCCCGTGAAGACGTTCGACGACGTGGTCACCTACTTGAGCCGGTCCGCCTCCGTGGGACAAGCGTTTTCCATGGACGTGTTGCGGGATGGCAAGAGCCAGACGGTCGCAATCATTCCGGCGGCGCGTCCCGTGTCCGGCCCGCAGACAGCACAGGCCCCGGACCAGCGTCGGCAGGCCCCTAACCCGCAGGCCCCCAGCCAGCCCACAGGGGGAGCGACGCTGGGCATCCAGGGTGTCACCGTCACGCCGGCCATCGCCGCGGCCATGAGCCTCCCCGCCAACGCGCAGGGCGTGCTCGTGGAACGGGTCGTCCCCGGTAGTCCGGCAGCCCAGGCCGGTCTGCGCGGCAGCGACAAGCAACTTGATAACGGAGCAACGGGCGTCCTCGTCGGCGGCGACATCATCGTCGCGCTGGACGGGCAGCCCACGACCTCCATCGAGGACCTTCGGAGCCTGCTCCAGAGAGCGCAGCGGCGGGCGACCCTCACGCTGCTGCGGAACGGCGCAACAGTCCAGGTGACCGTCAATCTGATGGGGCGCACTGCCCCCGGCCCGTAAACACAAGCGCCAGGAGTTACTCGGGCATACCACCTGAAGCGCCCGAGTAACTCCTGGCATACCCGAGGAGGGGAGGCTCCGACGAGAGACTTGGCCTAACGCGCGCTACTCGTCCGCGAGCAGCGTAACCTCCAGCAGCACGCTATCGCCGCCGAGCGAGCGCGGGCCATATCCGCGTCACTGCCCCTGGCGCCGTCGTACTTGCGATTGAGCAGCGGAGCTATCCACCGTACCAACTCCTGCTCCGTGCGGACACACGCCATCCCACGCAACGAAGCCGCGCTCCCTCGGTGGAACCTGAGTTGTACCCACGCGTCGCCTTGCAGCTTGCGCACCTTGAGGGAGTCACGCCCTGTGGCTACGTACACCTTACCCAAGTCATAGAGGAACCACACGGGCACGGTCGCGGGCTTGCCGTCCGCGCCGTATGTGGTAATGAAGACCTCGGTTTCCCGACGCAGGGCCTGCTCTTGTTCCCCATCCATCCGCGCTCTCCCTAGCTGCCATCGCCGTGATCGCTCTGGACGCTGACACGACCAGACAGGATAGCATACCAGCGACGGCACGCCGGTTGCGCCACATCGCGTTCTCTCACACCTTGTGGTACCGGCGTCTCCGATAATAGACGCTTGCGCATCAATGATGTTGACAACCTGCCCTTCGCAACGATACAGTAACCGCTGAGTTTCCACCCAAGGACCGGCTGTGTACTCCCCTGAAGGCCGCGCACGGGCTCGCACGGCGGGGCGCGTGACAGTTCTTAGCAGAGCCGTCTCGGCGCTACATTATCGAATGGGATAACACATGGACGACCGACAGGCGTTCTCCGGTGTAAAAGTGGTCGAACTTGGCAGCGGCATCTCTGCCCCTTACGCGACGAAGATCCTGGCTGACCTTGGCGCCGAAGTCATCAAGGTCGAGGCGCCACCCCACGGGGACATCGCCCGGCGCCACGGCCCCTTTCCAGGCAACGCACCCCACCCCGAGCACAGCGGCCTGTTCCTCTGGCTCAACGCAAACAAGCTGGGGATAACTCTCAACACGGGCGCACCGATCGGTCGCGCGGTCCTGGACCGGCTCGTGCGGCAGGCCGATGTCCTCGTGTACGACGACTCGCTGCCCGGGGCAGGCGACCTCAACGCCGCCGCGCTGAACGCTCTCCAGCCACAACTGATCGC from Dehalococcoidia bacterium includes the following:
- a CDS encoding VIT1/CCC1 transporter family protein, with protein sequence MFRFPHRHEELHIKGGRSIGEAILGSADGLTTPFALAAGLSGVVASTGVVVLAGSAEMVAGGIAMGLGGYLSTKSYNELYARELAQEYREVDEIPEQERREVSHIFEQKGFAGEDLDRAVHVITDDKDRWVKFMMREELGMREEDLRPPARSAAIVGGFYMAGALVPLLPYLMAQNVLQGLLYSSILTLVALFAAGVVKGRMSGRPWLPSGLETLGIGALAAGTAYGFAKLLASAGVGQ
- a CDS encoding CoA-binding protein, encoding MPQARSAPQPGLDAFFRPRTIAVIGASRNPWKLGYAILDNLQRSRFPGAIYPVNPLAREVLGLKAYASVLDAPRRIDLAVLVVSAPQVAPMLEECGQKGAKGALIITAGFRETGADGLRGEQELVDIARRYRMRLVGPNSLGVLDTFHNLNASFGEGLPRAYEIAVLSHSGAMASALLDWAALADVGFSKFVSLGNSADVNETDMLEHWARDREARVIVGYLEGIHDGRRFLDAARKVTSRKPLILMKVGGTDAGARAMASHTGALATSEAVVDAAFRQTGIVRAHTMQELFDFIPCFSYCPLPAGPRVAVVTNAGGPGVMAADALERQGLKLAEMGAGTRRKLQESLPNAAALRNPIDLRGDAPADSYLAALEAVLPEPGVDAVLALFTPQAVSEPERTARVLISICKAAKKPILAVYMGGVAIGRAVDMLEKARVPVYSYPERAVHALHALVAYARYRAGP
- a CDS encoding trypsin-like peptidase domain-containing protein; the protein is MRTTLASAFLAATLLLAACAPGAITTPAVVATTNTSPSAPAASAAPASAPGVAAAFQETLERIYSQVNISVVNIRVVQNQTTTAQGFPDTPGFPFQGPPDTQGPQRGAGSGFVWDKQGHIVTNNHVVAGADRITVTLHDGTTLSAKMVGTDPDSDLAVVKVDIAADRLQPVTMGDSTRAKVGQLSIAIGNPFGLQNTMTTGIVSAIGRLLPVDSSNTTGPSYTIPDVIQTDAAINPGNSGGVLVDDQGKVLGVTSAIISPVRASAGIGFAIPSAIVQKVVPSLITTGHYVHPYLGISGITLNPDFAKAMNLSEDQRGALVAEVATGGPAEKAGLHGSAQQVTIDGQQMRVGGDVIVAVGGKPVKTFDDVVTYLSRSASVGQAFSMDVLRDGKSQTVAIIPAARPVSGPQTAQAPDQRRQAPNPQAPSQPTGGATLGIQGVTVTPAIAAAMSLPANAQGVLVERVVPGSPAAQAGLRGSDKQLDNGATGVLVGGDIIVALDGQPTTSIEDLRSLLQRAQRRATLTLLRNGATVQVTVNLMGRTAPGP
- a CDS encoding pyridoxamine 5'-phosphate oxidase family protein; the encoded protein is MDGEQEQALRRETEVFITTYGADGKPATVPVWFLYDLGKVYVATGRDSLKVRKLQGDAWVQLRFHRGSAASLRGMACVRTEQELVRWIAPLLNRKYDGARGSDADMARARSAAIACCWRLRCSRTSSAR